From a single Streptomyces sp. NBC_01264 genomic region:
- the purL gene encoding phosphoribosylformylglycinamidine synthase subunit PurL: MSLDTVKNATETPDASQPWKELGLKEDEYARIREILERRPTGAELAMYSVMWSEHCSYKSSKVHLKQFGEKVPQNDAMLVGIGENAGVVDVGQGYAVTFKVESHNHPSYIEPYQGAATGIGGIVRDILAMGARPIAVVDPLRFGAADHPDTKRVLPGVVAGIGGYGNCLGLPNIGGEVVFDACYQGNPLVNAGCIGVMKHEDIHLAKASGPGNKVILYGARTGGDGIGGVSVLASETFDDTKPTKRPAVQVGDPFQEKLLIECTLEIFKEKLVAGIQDLGGAGLSCATSELASAGTGGMRVDLDTVPLRDATLSPEEILMSESQERMCAIVEPQYVDRFMEICEKWDVIATVIGEVTEGDHLEIFWHGELIVDVPPGTVAHEGPTYHRPYARPSWQDALQADDAGKLPRPQTSEELRAQVLALVSSPNQASKSWITDQYDRFVQGNTVLSQPEDAGMVRIDEETNLGVAMSTDGNGRYAKLDPYTGAQLALAESYRNVAATGAKPLAISDCLNFGSPEDPDVMWQFAEATRGLADGCLELGTPVTGGNVSLYNQTGDIAIHPTPVVAVLGVIDDVNRRTPMAFAEAGQLLYLLGDTAEEFGGSAWSEVVHQHLGGMPPKVDLGREKLLAEILISASRDGMIDAAHDLSDGGVIQALTESCLRGGNGARIVVPEALDAFTFLFSESAGRAIVAVPRSEELRFTDMCGARGLPAARIGVVDGEEIEIQGEFTLPLAELRTAHEGTIPALLA; this comes from the coding sequence ATGAGCCTCGACACCGTCAAGAACGCCACCGAGACCCCGGACGCCTCCCAGCCCTGGAAGGAACTCGGCCTCAAGGAGGACGAGTACGCCCGGATCCGCGAGATCCTGGAGCGCCGTCCCACCGGCGCCGAGCTCGCCATGTACTCCGTCATGTGGTCCGAGCACTGCTCATATAAGAGCAGCAAGGTCCACCTGAAGCAGTTCGGCGAGAAGGTCCCGCAGAACGACGCCATGCTCGTCGGCATCGGCGAGAACGCCGGAGTCGTCGACGTCGGCCAGGGGTACGCGGTCACCTTCAAGGTCGAGTCGCACAACCACCCGTCGTACATCGAGCCCTACCAGGGCGCGGCCACCGGCATCGGCGGCATCGTCCGCGACATCCTCGCCATGGGCGCCCGCCCGATCGCCGTCGTCGACCCGCTCCGCTTCGGTGCGGCCGACCACCCCGACACCAAGCGCGTCCTGCCGGGCGTCGTCGCGGGCATCGGCGGCTACGGAAACTGCCTCGGCCTGCCGAACATCGGCGGCGAGGTCGTCTTCGACGCCTGCTACCAGGGCAACCCCCTCGTCAACGCCGGCTGCATCGGCGTCATGAAGCACGAGGACATCCACCTCGCCAAGGCCTCCGGCCCGGGCAACAAGGTCATCCTCTACGGCGCCCGCACGGGCGGCGACGGCATCGGCGGCGTCTCCGTCCTCGCCTCGGAGACCTTCGACGACACCAAGCCCACCAAGCGCCCCGCGGTGCAGGTCGGCGACCCCTTCCAGGAGAAGCTCCTCATCGAGTGCACCCTGGAGATCTTCAAGGAGAAGCTGGTCGCGGGCATCCAGGACCTCGGCGGCGCCGGGCTCTCCTGCGCCACGAGCGAGCTGGCCTCCGCCGGCACCGGCGGCATGCGCGTGGACCTCGACACCGTCCCGCTGCGCGACGCGACGCTCTCGCCCGAGGAAATCCTCATGAGCGAGTCGCAGGAGCGCATGTGCGCGATCGTCGAACCGCAGTACGTGGACCGCTTCATGGAGATCTGCGAGAAGTGGGACGTCATCGCCACCGTCATCGGTGAGGTGACCGAGGGCGACCACCTGGAGATCTTCTGGCACGGCGAGCTCATCGTGGACGTGCCCCCGGGCACCGTCGCGCACGAGGGCCCGACCTACCACCGCCCGTACGCGCGCCCCTCCTGGCAGGACGCGCTGCAGGCCGACGACGCGGGCAAGCTGCCCCGCCCGCAGACCTCCGAGGAGCTCCGCGCGCAGGTCCTGGCCCTGGTCTCGTCGCCGAACCAGGCCTCGAAGTCCTGGATCACCGACCAGTACGACCGCTTCGTCCAGGGCAACACGGTGCTCTCGCAGCCCGAGGACGCCGGCATGGTCCGCATCGACGAGGAGACCAACCTCGGCGTGGCCATGTCCACGGACGGCAACGGCCGCTACGCCAAGCTCGACCCCTACACGGGTGCGCAGCTCGCGCTGGCGGAGTCCTACCGCAACGTGGCCGCGACCGGCGCCAAGCCCCTCGCGATCTCCGACTGCCTGAACTTCGGCTCCCCCGAGGACCCGGACGTCATGTGGCAGTTCGCCGAGGCCACCCGTGGTCTCGCGGACGGCTGTCTGGAGCTGGGCACCCCGGTGACCGGCGGCAACGTCTCCCTCTACAACCAGACGGGCGACATCGCGATCCACCCGACCCCGGTCGTGGCGGTGCTCGGTGTGATCGACGACGTCAACCGCCGTACGCCGATGGCGTTCGCGGAGGCCGGCCAGCTGCTGTACCTGCTCGGCGACACCGCCGAGGAGTTCGGCGGCTCGGCCTGGTCCGAGGTGGTCCACCAGCACCTCGGCGGCATGCCGCCCAAGGTGGACCTGGGCCGCGAGAAGCTCCTCGCGGAGATCCTCATCTCGGCCTCGCGCGACGGCATGATCGACGCCGCACACGACCTGTCCGACGGCGGCGTGATCCAGGCGCTCACCGAGTCCTGCCTGCGCGGCGGCAACGGTGCGCGGATCGTGGTGCCCGAGGCGCTCGACGCCTTCACCTTCCTGTTCTCCGAGTCCGCGGGCCGGGCCATCGTGGCCGTCCCGCGCAGCGAGGAGCTCCGCTTCACCGACATGTGCGGTGCGCGGGGCCTGCCCGCGGCCCGGATCGGTGTGGTCGACGGCGAGGAGATCGAGATCCAGGGCGAGTTCACGCTCCCGCTGGCGGAGCTCCGTACCGCCCACGAGGGGACGATCCCGGCGCTGCTCGCCTGA
- the purQ gene encoding phosphoribosylformylglycinamidine synthase subunit PurQ encodes MTTRIGVVTFPGTLDDRDSLRAVRLAGAEPVSLWHRDKDLHQVDAVVLAGGFSYGDYLRAGAISRFSPVMESIIEQAKGGMPVLGICNGFQILTEAHLLPGAMLRNNHLHFICRDQKLRVENTETAWTGDYTAGEEISVPLKNMDGRYVADERVLDELEAEGRVAFRYMDVNPNGSLRDIAGITNAAGNVVGLMPHPEHAVEPLIGTGRTDGLPFFTSVLKKLVSA; translated from the coding sequence GTGACCACTCGCATCGGAGTCGTCACGTTCCCCGGAACGCTCGACGACCGTGACTCGCTGCGCGCCGTGCGCCTCGCGGGAGCCGAGCCCGTATCGCTCTGGCACCGCGACAAGGACCTGCACCAGGTCGACGCGGTCGTCCTCGCGGGCGGCTTCTCCTACGGGGACTACCTGCGCGCCGGAGCCATCTCCCGCTTCTCGCCGGTGATGGAGAGCATCATCGAGCAGGCCAAGGGCGGCATGCCCGTCCTCGGCATCTGCAACGGCTTCCAGATCCTCACCGAGGCCCACCTGCTGCCGGGGGCGATGCTCCGCAACAACCACCTGCACTTCATCTGCCGCGACCAGAAGCTGCGCGTGGAGAACACGGAGACCGCCTGGACCGGCGACTACACCGCCGGCGAGGAGATCTCCGTACCGCTCAAGAACATGGACGGCCGCTACGTGGCCGACGAGCGGGTGCTGGACGAACTGGAGGCCGAAGGCCGAGTGGCCTTCCGCTACATGGACGTCAACCCGAACGGCTCGCTGCGCGACATCGCTGGCATCACCAACGCCGCGGGCAACGTCGTCGGCCTCATGCCGCACCCCGAGCACGCGGTCGAGCCGCTGATCGGGACGGGCCGCACCGACGGCCTCCCGTTCTTCACCTCGGTCCTGAAGAAGCTGGTCAGCGCATGA
- the purS gene encoding phosphoribosylformylglycinamidine synthase subunit PurS has translation MPVARVVVDVMLKPEILDPQGQAVQRALPRLGFEGIADVRQGKRFELEVEGPVDQAALDRIHKMAETFLANTVIEDFTVKVEA, from the coding sequence GTGCCAGTGGCACGCGTCGTAGTCGACGTCATGCTCAAGCCGGAGATCCTCGACCCCCAGGGCCAGGCGGTGCAGCGTGCACTGCCGCGCCTGGGCTTCGAAGGGATCGCCGACGTCCGTCAGGGGAAGCGCTTCGAACTGGAGGTGGAGGGACCGGTCGACCAGGCCGCCCTCGACCGCATCCACAAGATGGCCGAAACCTTCCTCGCCAACACCGTCATCGAAGACTTCACCGTGAAGGTCGAGGCCTGA
- a CDS encoding histone-like nucleoid-structuring protein Lsr2, with product MAQRVVVTISDDIDGGDASETVVFGLDGKSYEIDLNVANAKKLRKSLAPFVAAGRRQARSGKTFKHTSIAPDPAVVRAWARSNQLDVPPRGRIPKKVYEEYNAAH from the coding sequence GTGGCGCAGCGCGTAGTAGTCACGATCTCCGACGACATCGATGGCGGAGATGCATCGGAAACGGTCGTCTTCGGGCTGGACGGTAAGTCGTACGAGATCGACCTCAATGTGGCCAACGCAAAGAAACTGCGGAAGAGCCTCGCCCCCTTCGTGGCCGCCGGCCGCCGGCAGGCCCGCTCCGGCAAGACCTTCAAGCACACCTCCATCGCCCCCGACCCCGCGGTCGTCCGGGCCTGGGCCCGCTCCAACCAGCTCGACGTCCCCCCGCGCGGGCGGATCCCCAAGAAGGTCTACGAGGAGTACAACGCGGCTCACTGA
- a CDS encoding sensor histidine kinase — MKLSGWWKNRSSAGKVELYTRWSFHFFVVIEIVSIGLVALGSMVEKTAPALAVTLFLMVCAQSVLVGFLSSRSIDWILGRRERPVRLAVAVTAVTAAASLGVLGARAAGLVTGPSVAPTLVVGMTCFTSGTLVLCLRKVRHMRYVAPAAAAFVGLASLAFGVSAGESAGLAVGVVLTSAFLCFACGFSGWLLDTVYELDRAREVQAQLAVAEERLRFGRDLHDVMGRNLAVIALKSELAVQLARRERPEAVDQMIEVQRIARESQKEVRDVVRGYREANLAVELEGARGVLHAAGMECLVEYERGHELPAEAQSALGWVVREATTNVLRHGDARSCAIRLTAGPSGALTLVVENDGAPKAPAGPPGSGLAGLRERLAVLDGTLEAGPVEGGRFRLMAQIPGPAAGPIRELEARA; from the coding sequence ATGAAACTCAGCGGCTGGTGGAAGAACCGCAGCAGCGCGGGGAAGGTCGAGCTGTACACGCGCTGGTCGTTCCACTTCTTCGTGGTCATCGAGATCGTGTCGATCGGACTGGTCGCACTGGGATCGATGGTCGAGAAGACCGCCCCGGCGCTCGCGGTCACGCTCTTCCTGATGGTGTGCGCGCAGTCCGTGCTCGTCGGCTTCCTCTCCTCCCGGTCGATCGACTGGATCCTGGGCCGGCGCGAGCGCCCGGTGCGGCTCGCGGTCGCCGTCACCGCCGTGACCGCCGCCGCCTCCCTGGGCGTCCTCGGCGCGCGCGCGGCGGGCCTCGTCACCGGCCCGAGCGTGGCCCCGACCCTGGTGGTCGGCATGACCTGCTTCACCAGCGGCACGCTCGTCCTGTGCCTGCGCAAGGTCCGGCACATGCGCTACGTGGCTCCGGCCGCCGCGGCCTTCGTCGGCCTGGCGTCCCTCGCCTTCGGTGTTTCGGCGGGCGAATCCGCCGGTCTGGCCGTCGGGGTGGTGCTGACCAGCGCCTTCCTCTGCTTCGCCTGCGGGTTCTCCGGCTGGCTGCTCGACACGGTGTACGAGCTGGACCGGGCCCGCGAGGTCCAGGCGCAGCTCGCGGTGGCCGAGGAGCGGCTGCGGTTCGGCCGGGACCTGCACGACGTGATGGGCCGCAACCTGGCGGTGATCGCCCTCAAGAGCGAGCTTGCCGTACAGCTCGCGCGGCGCGAACGCCCCGAGGCCGTCGACCAGATGATCGAGGTGCAGCGGATCGCCCGGGAGTCCCAGAAGGAGGTCCGCGACGTGGTCCGCGGCTACCGCGAGGCGAACCTCGCGGTGGAGCTGGAGGGTGCGCGCGGGGTCCTGCACGCGGCCGGGATGGAGTGCCTGGTCGAGTACGAACGGGGCCACGAGCTGCCCGCCGAGGCCCAGTCGGCGCTCGGCTGGGTGGTGCGCGAGGCGACGACGAACGTGCTGCGGCACGGCGACGCCCGCAGTTGCGCGATCCGGCTGACGGCGGGTCCCTCGGGCGCGCTCACGCTGGTGGTGGAGAACGACGGTGCCCCCAAGGCCCCGGCCGGGCCGCCGGGCTCGGGGCTAGCGGGGCTGCGGGAACGGCTCGCGGTGCTGGACGGCACGCTGGAGGCCGGGCCGGTGGAAGGCGGCCGGTTCCGGCTGATGGCGCAGATCCCCGGCCCGGCGGCCGGTCCGATCCGAGAACTGGAGGCGCGGGCATGA
- a CDS encoding response regulator transcription factor has translation MTPVRVLLADDEHLIRGALAALLGLEDDLLVVAEAASGPEALAMARAHRPDVAVLDLQMPGADGVSVATSLRAELPDCKTMIVTSHGRPGHLKRALAAGVRAFAPKTVSAQRLAELIRTVHAGGRYVDPELAADAISAGDSPLTAREAEVLELAGDGAPIAEIAERASLSPGTVRNYLSSAATKLGAENRHTAVRLARARGWV, from the coding sequence ATGACCCCCGTACGCGTACTGCTGGCCGACGACGAGCACCTGATCCGGGGCGCGCTCGCCGCGCTGCTGGGACTGGAGGACGACCTGCTGGTCGTCGCCGAGGCCGCCTCGGGGCCGGAGGCGCTCGCGATGGCGCGGGCCCACCGGCCGGACGTGGCGGTGCTGGACCTGCAGATGCCGGGGGCCGACGGTGTGAGCGTGGCCACATCCCTGCGGGCCGAACTCCCCGACTGCAAGACCATGATCGTGACCAGCCACGGCCGGCCCGGGCACCTGAAGCGGGCCCTGGCCGCCGGCGTACGGGCCTTCGCGCCGAAGACCGTATCGGCGCAGCGGCTGGCCGAGCTGATCCGGACCGTGCACGCCGGAGGCCGTTATGTGGACCCGGAGTTGGCTGCCGACGCGATCAGCGCGGGCGACTCCCCGCTGACCGCCCGCGAGGCCGAGGTGCTGGAACTGGCCGGGGACGGGGCGCCGATCGCGGAGATCGCGGAGCGGGCCTCGTTGTCCCCGGGGACGGTACGGAACTACCTGTCCTCGGCGGCCACCAAGCTGGGGGCCGAGAACCGGCACACGGCGGTGCGTCTCGCACGGGCCCGGGGTTGGGTATAG
- a CDS encoding phosphoribosylaminoimidazolesuccinocarboxamide synthase, which translates to MPGFVEKPEPVQVPGLVHLHTGKVRDLYRDEDGHLVMVASDRISAADWVLPTEIPDKGRILTQLSLWWFDQLADLVPNHVISTELPAGAPADWAGRALVCRNLDMVPVECVARGYLTGSGLAEYEKTRTVCGLGLPEGLVDGSELPGPIFTPAAKAEVGEHDENVSYEEVARTQGAETAALLRQTTLAVYGRARDIARDRGIILADTKFEFGFDKDGSLVAADEVLTPDSSRFWPADLWEPGHSQPSFDKQYVRDWLSSPASGWDSKGELPPPALPQEVVEQTRSRYVEAYERLTGQTWA; encoded by the coding sequence GTGCCCGGATTCGTCGAAAAGCCCGAGCCGGTGCAGGTGCCCGGCCTCGTCCACCTCCACACCGGCAAGGTCCGCGACCTCTACCGCGACGAGGACGGCCATCTAGTCATGGTCGCCAGCGACCGCATCTCCGCCGCCGACTGGGTGCTGCCCACCGAGATCCCGGACAAGGGCCGGATCCTGACCCAGCTCTCCCTGTGGTGGTTCGACCAGCTCGCGGACCTCGTCCCGAACCACGTCATCAGCACCGAGCTGCCCGCCGGCGCCCCCGCCGACTGGGCCGGCCGCGCCCTGGTCTGCCGGAACCTCGACATGGTCCCCGTCGAGTGCGTGGCCCGCGGCTACCTGACCGGCTCGGGCCTCGCCGAGTACGAGAAGACCCGTACGGTCTGCGGACTGGGCCTGCCCGAGGGCCTGGTCGACGGCTCCGAGCTGCCCGGCCCGATCTTCACTCCGGCCGCCAAGGCCGAGGTCGGCGAGCACGACGAGAACGTCTCCTACGAGGAGGTCGCCCGTACCCAGGGCGCCGAGACGGCCGCCCTGCTGCGCCAGACCACCCTCGCCGTCTACGGCCGGGCCCGGGACATCGCCCGCGACCGCGGGATCATCCTGGCGGACACCAAGTTCGAGTTCGGCTTCGACAAGGACGGCAGCCTGGTCGCCGCCGACGAGGTGCTGACCCCGGACTCCTCCCGCTTCTGGCCGGCCGACCTATGGGAGCCGGGCCACAGCCAGCCGTCCTTCGACAAGCAGTACGTCCGCGACTGGCTGTCCTCCCCCGCCTCCGGCTGGGACTCCAAGGGCGAACTCCCGCCGCCCGCCCTCCCGCAGGAGGTCGTGGAGCAGACCCGCTCCCGCTACGTCGAGGCCTACGAGCGCCTCACCGGCCAGACCTGGGCCTGA
- a CDS encoding N,N-dimethylformamidase beta subunit family domain-containing protein produces the protein MGAEQIRRWESGALAHAVTDPFGQGPLPWFRGSELYYDDNGQVVPWYVDPAVAAGPGQQIPRARGAGGPRTADDVHRQIKGFASTGAVAPGEAIDFHITVDPPQQFSVDVYRIGHYGGDGASKITTSPRLSGIVQPAPLTADRTVSCHHWWLSWRLQVPSYWSVGAYVAVLTTADGYRSHIPFTVRDDHPADLLLLLPDITWQAYNLYPEDGRTGASLYHAWDEEGRLLGERDAAITVSFDRPYAGAGLPLHVGHAYDFIRWAERYGYDLAYADARDLHAGRVDPTRYRGLVFPGHDEYWSGPMRRTVERARDHGTSLVFLSANTMYWQVELSPSPSGVDDRLLTCRKRRGPGRPSLWREVDRPEQQLLGIQYAGRVPEPAPLIVRNSTHWLWDSTGAAENDELPGLVAGEADRYFPRTQLPEHQSRILLAHSPYEDGEGHRRHQETSLYRAPSGALVFASGTFAWSPALDRPGHVDERVQRATANLLDRICKRD, from the coding sequence ATGGGTGCGGAGCAGATCAGGCGTTGGGAGTCGGGTGCGCTCGCGCACGCGGTGACCGATCCCTTCGGCCAGGGCCCCCTGCCGTGGTTCCGGGGGAGCGAGCTCTACTACGACGACAACGGCCAGGTCGTGCCCTGGTACGTGGACCCGGCGGTCGCCGCCGGGCCGGGGCAGCAGATCCCCCGCGCCCGGGGCGCGGGCGGCCCCCGCACCGCCGACGACGTGCACCGGCAGATCAAGGGGTTCGCCTCCACCGGAGCCGTCGCGCCCGGTGAGGCCATCGACTTCCACATCACCGTGGACCCGCCCCAGCAGTTCTCCGTGGACGTCTACCGCATCGGGCACTACGGCGGCGACGGCGCCTCCAAGATCACCACCAGTCCCCGGCTCTCCGGCATCGTCCAGCCGGCGCCCCTGACCGCCGACCGCACCGTCTCCTGCCACCACTGGTGGCTCTCCTGGCGGCTCCAGGTCCCCTCGTACTGGAGCGTCGGCGCCTACGTGGCGGTGCTGACGACCGCCGACGGATACCGCTCGCACATCCCCTTCACGGTGCGCGACGACCACCCGGCCGATCTGCTGCTCCTGCTGCCCGACATCACCTGGCAGGCCTACAACCTCTACCCGGAGGACGGCAGAACGGGCGCGAGCCTCTACCACGCCTGGGACGAGGAGGGCCGGCTGCTCGGCGAGCGCGACGCCGCCATCACGGTCTCCTTCGACCGCCCCTACGCCGGCGCGGGCCTGCCCCTGCACGTGGGCCACGCCTACGACTTCATCCGCTGGGCCGAGCGCTACGGCTACGACCTCGCCTACGCCGACGCCCGCGACCTGCACGCCGGCCGCGTCGACCCCACCCGCTACCGCGGCCTGGTCTTCCCCGGCCACGACGAGTACTGGTCCGGCCCCATGCGCCGCACCGTCGAGCGCGCCCGCGACCACGGCACCTCGCTCGTCTTCCTCTCGGCCAACACCATGTACTGGCAGGTCGAGCTCTCCCCCTCGCCCTCCGGGGTCGACGACCGGCTCCTCACGTGCCGAAAACGCCGCGGCCCCGGCCGCCCCAGCCTCTGGCGCGAGGTGGACCGCCCGGAGCAGCAACTGCTGGGCATCCAGTACGCGGGACGGGTCCCCGAGCCCGCGCCGCTCATCGTGCGCAACTCCACGCACTGGCTCTGGGACTCCACCGGCGCCGCCGAGAACGACGAGCTCCCCGGCCTGGTCGCGGGCGAGGCCGACCGGTACTTCCCGCGCACGCAGCTCCCCGAGCACCAGAGCCGGATCCTGCTCGCGCACTCCCCGTACGAGGACGGCGAGGGCCACCGCCGCCACCAGGAGACCTCCCTCTACCGGGCCCCCAGCGGCGCGCTCGTCTTCGCGTCCGGAACCTTCGCCTGGTCCCCGGCCCTCGACCGCCCCGGGCACGTGGACGAGCGGGTCCAGCGGGCCACCGCCAATCTCCTCGACCGGATCTGCAAGCGGGACTGA
- the purD gene encoding phosphoribosylamine--glycine ligase: MKVLVIGGGAREHALCRSLSLDSDVNALYCAPGNAGIAEVAELRPVDPLDGEAVARLATELHADLVVVGPEAPLVAGVADAVRAVGIPVFGPSGEAAQLEGSKAFAKDVMASAGVPTARSYVCTTPEEVDEALDAFGAPYVVKDDGLAAGKGVVVTDDRAAARAHALGCDRVVIEEFLDGPEVSLFAITDGVTVLPLQPAQDFKRALDGDAGPNTGGMGAYSPLPWADPKLVDEVMASVLQPTVDELRRRGTPFSGLLYAGLAITSRGVRVIEFNARFGDPETQVVLARLRTPLAGVLLNSANGTLDTLPPLSWREDAAVTVVIASHNYPETPRTGDPITGLAEVAEQDAPYAYVLHAGTRTEGDAVVSAGGRVLSVTATGSDLAEARDRAYKAVARIGLDGSQYRTDIAAKAAESR; encoded by the coding sequence GTGAAGGTCCTCGTCATCGGCGGCGGCGCCCGCGAACATGCCCTGTGCCGCTCTCTGTCCCTCGATTCCGACGTCAACGCGCTGTACTGCGCTCCCGGCAACGCCGGCATCGCCGAGGTGGCCGAGCTCCGCCCCGTCGACCCGCTCGACGGCGAAGCCGTCGCCCGCCTGGCCACCGAGCTCCACGCCGACCTGGTCGTCGTCGGTCCGGAGGCCCCGCTCGTCGCCGGGGTCGCCGACGCCGTGCGCGCGGTCGGCATCCCCGTCTTCGGCCCGTCCGGCGAGGCAGCGCAGCTGGAGGGTTCCAAGGCCTTCGCCAAGGACGTGATGGCCTCCGCCGGCGTCCCGACGGCCCGCAGCTACGTGTGCACCACCCCGGAAGAGGTCGACGAGGCCCTCGACGCCTTCGGCGCCCCGTACGTGGTCAAGGACGACGGCCTCGCCGCCGGCAAGGGCGTCGTGGTCACCGACGACCGGGCCGCCGCCCGCGCCCACGCGCTGGGCTGCGACCGCGTGGTCATCGAGGAGTTCCTCGACGGCCCCGAGGTCTCCCTCTTCGCCATCACCGACGGCGTCACCGTGCTGCCGCTCCAGCCCGCGCAGGACTTCAAGCGCGCGCTCGACGGCGACGCGGGTCCCAACACCGGCGGCATGGGCGCGTACTCGCCACTCCCCTGGGCGGACCCGAAGCTCGTCGACGAGGTCATGGCCTCCGTCCTGCAGCCGACCGTGGACGAGCTGCGCCGCCGCGGCACCCCCTTCTCCGGGCTGCTCTACGCGGGCCTGGCGATCACCTCGCGCGGCGTGCGGGTCATCGAGTTCAACGCCCGCTTCGGCGACCCCGAGACCCAGGTGGTCCTGGCCCGGCTGCGCACCCCGCTCGCCGGCGTGCTGCTGAACTCCGCCAACGGCACCCTGGACACCCTGCCCCCGCTCAGCTGGCGCGAGGACGCGGCCGTCACCGTGGTCATCGCCTCCCACAACTACCCAGAGACCCCGCGCACCGGGGACCCCATCACGGGCCTGGCCGAGGTGGCCGAGCAGGACGCCCCGTACGCGTACGTCCTGCACGCCGGGACCCGCACCGAGGGCGACGCCGTGGTCAGCGCGGGCGGCCGCGTGCTGTCGGTGACCGCGACCGGTTCCGATCTGGCGGAGGCCCGGGACAGGGCGTATAAGGCGGTCGCGCGGATCGGGCTCGACGGCTCGCAGTACCGCACGGACATCGCGGCGAAGGCCGCGGAATCCCGCTGA